The following are encoded together in the Lathyrus oleraceus cultivar Zhongwan6 chromosome 3, CAAS_Psat_ZW6_1.0, whole genome shotgun sequence genome:
- the LOC127130049 gene encoding uncharacterized protein LOC127130049, which produces MVVVIEELKHFSALIKEELQGTLESHEQKMVERAANKLKSDVALQTRSARKNKGKGKWLKNKDKGGYNNLNGWGNQQEENLSNQRRLSYQSNYIGGVASRGRGGLLWKILEVFLDNISDLPPEHEVEFDIDLIHGISPLSVASYIMFTSELSELKKQLEECLEKTFVRPSALLWGALMLLIKKKDGNMRLSANYRQLNKVTIKNKYPLPRIDYLMDHLVGACVFSKTD; this is translated from the exons ATGGTAGTAGTCATAGAAGAATTGAAACACTTTTCAGCATTGATAAAagaagagcttcaagggacgcttgaatctcatgaacaaaaAATGGTTGAAAGAGCTGCAAATAAGTTGAAAAGTGATGTGGCGTTGCAGACGCGATCAGCAAGaaaaaataaaggcaaaggaaAATGGTTAAAAAATAAAGATAAAGGAGGCTACAATAATTTGAATGGTTGGGGAAACCAGCAAGAAGAAAATTTGTCGAATCAAAGAAGACTCTCATACCAAAGCAACTACATAGGTGGTGTTGCAAGTAGAGGAAGAGGTGGTTTGTTGTGGAAG ATACTTGAAGTGTTCCTAGATAATATTAGTGATTTGCCGCCAGAGCATGAGGTGGAGTTTGATATAGACTTAATACACGGTATTAGTCCCTTGTCGGTGGCGTCATACATAATGTTTACTTCAGAGTTGAGTGAGCTGAAGAAACAATTAGAAGAGTGTCTTGAGAAAACGTTTGTTCGACCAAGTGCTTTGCTGTGGGGTGCGTTAATGTTGCTAatcaagaagaaagatggtaacATGAGGTTAAGTGCCAACTATCGACAACTTAATAAGGTTactatcaagaataagtatcctcTTCCGAGAATTGATTATTTGATGGATCATTTGGTtggtgcttgtgtgttcagtaaGACTGATTAA
- the LOC127125797 gene encoding OVARIAN TUMOR DOMAIN-containing deubiquitinating enzyme 12 produces the protein MVLYEHSDVYQWGLNLLDGDPGYNLNYYDNIVQHDNGDIYNGHYFHSTYDNECNHVENDEIIARALQEEFSQLEIAESSRYLQTDENQFHVNETEPAYDWHDSSMVNYCSEGHDYAQEGVGDVESSCSSPPETEEYSLELTDNYPLDDEVGKRLSQMIPIPHVPKINGEIPSIDEATSDHQRLLDRLQLYDFVENKVHGDGNCQFRALSDQLYHAPEHHKFVRRQVVSQLKSNPEIYDGYVPMEYGDYLDKMSKSGEWGDHVTLQAAADSYGVRIFVMTSFKDTCCIEILPHFEKPKGVIFLSFWAEVHYNSIYPQGDIPSEESRKKKRWWSFGSRN, from the exons ATGGTTTTATATGAACATTCCGATGTTTATCAGTGGGGTCTTAATCTTCTTGACGGTGACCCCGGTTATAATCTGAATTACTATGACAATATAGTTCAACATGATAACGGCGACATCTATAATGGACACTACTTTCATAGTACTTATGATAACGAATGTAACCATGTGGAGAATGACGAGATCATTGCCCGTGCTCTTCAAGAAGAGTTTTCACAGCTAGAGATTGCTGAGTCTTCAAGGTATTTACAGACAGATGAAAATCAGTTTCATGTTAATGAGACCGAGCCAgcatatgattggcatgattCTTCAATGGTTAATTATTGTTCAGAAG GCCATGATTATGCCCAAGAAGGAGTTGGCGACGTAGAAAGTTCATGTTCTAGTCCTCCTGAAACAGAGGAATATTCATTGGAGTTAACCGACAATTATCCACTTGACGATGAAGTAGGGAAGAGATTGAGCCAAATGATACCTATTCCG CATGTTCCAAAAATTAATGGAGAAATTCCTTCAATTGATGAAGCTACATCAGATCACCAAAGGCTTCTGGATAG ATTGCAATTATATGACTTTGTGGAGAACAAGGTGCACGGTGATGGCAATTGCCAG TTCCGTGCACTGTCAGATCAACTGTATCATGCCCCCGAGCACCACAAGTTTGTGAGGAGACAAGTTGTGAGCCAG CTCAAATCTAATCCGGAGATTTATGATGGATATGTTCCCATGGAATATGGTGACTATTTGGACAAGATGTCAAA GAGTGGAGAATGGGGCGATCATGTCACCCTCCAAGCTGCTGCAGATTCG TATGGTGTGAGAATATTTGTCATGACTTCTTTCAAAGACACCTGTTGCATAGAGATACTTCCTCATTTTGAGAAGCCAAAAGGAG TGATTTTTCTGAGTTTTTGGGCAGAGGTGCATTACAATTCCATCTACCCTCAAGGAG ATATACCTTCAGAAGAGTCGAGAAAAAAGAAAAGATGGTGGAGTTTTGGGAGCAGGAATTAG